TTCCCTTTTGtgacttttctttcctttttttttttttgggattcGCAGATTTATTTATGGGGATATCACTAACTAGCATACagaaaattgatttgatttgttcgCACGCGGGAGTAACTGGTTTAGAATCGGTCCGCGTAAACTTCTCATGAGATAAACGGGAATCTGCATCCGTCTCCGTCAGAGTGGCTGCACTCCCCTTTTTAAACGCTTTCGATTTAGACACAGAAGTCCCTTATTTACAGTTTATGACGCGTTCAAATGGAAAGCTTAAACACATCTGCTCCGTGAAATCTGTTTTACACGATGAACCTCAGCGTTGCCCCCTTTTTGAAAAACATCTTTGTGGAATACTGAGGTCACAactttttggggttttcttgTGTACATACAAACCAAAGTGTAACTTTTCAGGACTTTATCCAGTGTACCTGCTGTTTGTGTTGGTCTCTTTGTAACCAAAGGCAATTTCTTTTATCAAAATGTATATTCATCTTTGTTGGTCCAATCTTTTTTCACTACACAATACATTTGGATACAAATGAGATGTGACCATTTGTCATGTTGCTAAATAATGATCCTTTTGTCATATTTGATTTCAAATATGCAACAACggagttgttttttgtttaattgatCATTTGTGGAGGAATACAACGATTTACAGCAAAGCTGTGAGTTTGGATACGTTAAGgcaaaaaagtgtgtgtttgtctgtgtgggaTGATTAAAGAACTAAAGAGGAGCTTCACGCTGGAAtgaaaagattttctttttactttattccaTTATTGGAATTACTGGCGTCCTAAAACGTTAGCcaatgtttattttactgactaatttttagcttttttttggtctttttgcgATAATTGAAAAGTTAATAAAACATCATGAATTAATGTTCAGCGTGtctcttgttttgtttcaaaGTTATTTCCTCCATCCAGCTTTACAGTGAAGGGACATGCTCCAGTGCTCCTACGGGTTAAAAGCAGCCGCAGTTGGTGCAGCCTGACCTGCTGCATGgagcagctccaccagcagcactCCTCAGCTCCGTCTTTCCCACGGCGCCGAGCACCCACAGCCCTCCGTGCTGTCGTGTCATCAAAGCATCGTGGCCGCGCTGCTTCCCCCACAGACGGGAGACTTAAACGAGGGCTTTGAAGCCTTTTTCCATGTCCCTCAACCTGAGGATCGTTGAGTCCTGAGCCCTTTAGGCTGCAGATCAGCTGGAGATGCAGATCCACGTAGAGCGCAAAGGGCctgggaaaggaaaggaagcggCGTGTTGTTTCTGAGTGGACGTTGTCATTGTGCATTTAACAGGTTTCCGTGACGACCTGAGAAGCAGGGCTGCAGATAACCCGACGTTTATTTGGACAAAAAGTAACTCAAGCCAAGTTTTTCATTGGAACCTTTTATTCTTAACCAGTGGTATTGTAGTTTAAAGATTTTGCAATGAATTATTCAAGCATCATTCACACTCTTGCGAGCTTTGTAAAATCCATTCTCGCAGACCCTTTGTCATCGTTTCTAATCTCATAATTCACTCTCGCATACAAGGATAAAGATTTATGAAACTCAAAGGATGCTGAGAAAATACCCGATGAATTACACATTATTGTAAACCCTTAGCGCTGCAGTGAACGTCTCAGTTGTCGCTCCACATATCTGAAATAGTATTCTTCATATGATCTCATAACCGCTACTTACCCTCCACTAATATGTTGCATCGTTAGCACACACAgatttgtactgtgtgtgtgtgtgtgtgtgtgtgcacgcttgcGGCCCAGAGAAGTCCAACAGAGACGGTCTGACCCGGATATGAGGATGACGTCCCACTGCAAACACTTTGATATCTTGCTGCATAATCGCTCAACAAGCTGCCGGCATGAGAGATCAGCTTGACCCTCTTCAAAAGGAACACGCAGGCGTCCTCGCCGACCTTTGAACATTAAGTGCTGGCGAGCATTTGCGGCTTCCATATTGTGCTGCAGGTTAATTAGCGGCTGGCCAGCAGGCCGAGTGTGTCTCTGGCTTCAGTTTCTCATTGCGGTTCCTGCAGAGCCTCCTTTGCCCCGTGCATTACGTGTGACTCGCTGATGTTTATCTGCTgtgctgcggggggggggggggggggggggttctaccGCCGGATTGATTTGGAAGTCACCTTAAAAAAATaacctgtattttttttaccccaaCATTGGCCTTCCTAAGCTTAATTATCACctttacttacacacacacacctcctacaTTAACTGATTGAAACAACCTTCAATATGTTTGGATTTTGTCATTAGTGgcctttttaacaaaaaaaaaacacagattgaCACACGACAACACGTCCGTAGATCCAACAGATCCCCCAAAATCCTACACACGTTTTACTTTGATCAGTTGTCATGACACGTCTGGACGCATTGGAGGACTGAGTGACTTTGGTACGTGGGGTAAAAACCTCATCTAATAAAGAAATGTGTATTTCCCCCCCCAGTCTTTGAGTTCCTGCGTTGGAAGGTTGTGACTGCTGCGTTCAACTCCGCAGAAATATCTTCCACTCAGCAGATTAACTTGGGCTCCGTCCAGCGCGGCCTTGATCGCGTCCATCCGAACAGGAAACGGTTGTTTGTGCGTTCGTGTTTATGTGCTCTGGAATGGGaagtaaaaacaacaaggaACAGAGACACTGTTTGAATGTAACTAATGACAATGAATATGGAGCTTTTCCCCAAAACATCAGACTGAAGCAAAAACACTCAGGACGACCACCataacaatgataataatttatttatttaggtaaAGTAAAAGTCTTTGGCAGTGAAGACCACACGAACAGAGGTGGAGTTaatgagaaaattaaaaaaaaaaaaaagggaagtgcTGCACGGAGACAAATTATTAGCCCAACTGGACCATAGACTTGAGTCCAGCAGGGAACCAGTTCTCCCAGTGGGGAAGTAACATCAACAGGTCGGACAAATTGGCACGAGAGCAACGTAAGACCTGCAGGAGTGCGTTAGAACTGAAAGGGAGGCTCGCGGGAGTGTTCATGTGGGCCGCGGTCATGTGACAGGTGAGAGGCGTCGCCGTGTGCACCGCATGTCTTTACTACGTGGTGTGTAAGTAAAGATTTCCTCGCGTGTTTCACAGTAAAAATCTGGTACCGCTGtcagttctttcttttttttattttttttattgatcccCTAAATTCGTTAACATTTACCGTGTCGCTCTCCAACGTGTCCGGTTTGAATTGTGTAACAAAAACCATTTTTTCTAAAAAGCGACaattacaaacaaaaataagtaTACATTTTAGggaaaaaccacacacacgcgcacacacacgcacacacaggctcgCTCACGCTTCTATAGTCACATCCcattggcttctcctaccaACAAGTGCAGCTCATGTGATGAAGGCAAAGAGGTGCAAGTGTTTCCGATCCAGGAAgtcgtcttcctcttcctccatgttCTGGCACATAcatttattacttatttaaaaacaattctGAAACTGCGAGGAGGACAAGGAGCATCTTCCTGGATTAGAAAGTAGCACAGATTCCGTCTCTAAACACTAGAGACGGGCGGGAAAGGCCTTTAAAATAGTTGCCATGGACTTGTTAAAACCAAGTAAgggaaccaatcagaatgcaCCGAACATTTGTCACTCAGCTCATATTATGAGAGGGGCTggatacacaaacaaacacagtgcaCACTGTGCACAAGCCGGACACGGCAGGTAAACATGCCCGACTAGAGAAAACAATGACATCGCAGCTCCTGTCAATCAATTAACCAATTAATATCATTTAGAAACACTAGCAGAggtccattcattcattcatcggTAAAAGGCATCAGGATTCAGTCAGCTTCTCCTACTATTCCACCACCTCCCTTCGCTTTCTGCATTCATCACACCAGTAAAGTGAACATTCAGCCCGACACAAACTTCACAAGACGTTCATTCACGATCGGAATACTGTTGGCGGTCAGGAGCTCGGCCGCTCCCAGAACAATGTGCAAAATCCTGTGGTGAAGAGCCGATGCCACTAGGGGGCGCTGCTTCACTCTCTCACAGGCACTACGAGTCCAGAGTCAAAAGTCAAGTCCCACTGGCACCGCAGTCACGCCACACAGGCCCAATAtcaaggcggggggggggagggggggggaggggggagtggcaCAGTTCAAGGGGAGACTCAAGATCAGCGTCAAAGAGGATCTCTCAAAATGTCTGAAGACTCCTCGTGGATCCTCCGGAGCTCCTCGTCCGCCCCCCCTAAGAAACCCGGCGGGCTCGCATAGAGTCCGCCCCCCTTTTCTTGGTCCCGGATTAACGgtttgaaaagacagaaaaaaaaaggaggtacAACCGGCGGGACCGTGCAGTCCGGGGTCACAGCGTGACCTTGCTGAGTCTCAGCGACAGGCTGGAGCGGTGCTGCTGCGCCCGGGGGAGGGTGGAGCTGCAGCGGCTCCGCAGCTGCACCGGCAGCCTCGACGAGCCTCGCACCCGCAGCAGGAAGTCGTAGTTGGCGGAGGTGTTCATGGCGTAGAAGACGTTGCCGTTGTCGGGGATCACCAGTTCTGATTGGAGGGGCGAAGCAGACGTCGTGAGTGTTACGCTCTTACTGATGCAGCTGCTGATGTGGGTCATTGTGGTGTAAAAACCAGCTGATCAGTGGAAGAAATTACACTAAGAGGCAGTTTCTTTTTCTACCACATCAGCTTCTGCTTCCTGTATGGCTTGGAATTGTTTTGTGCCGTGCGTGTACAGTTTTTTTGGAAAGTGCAACATGTAGCAGCTTTCTACCTCTGATGAAGAGTGTGGATGTGAATAATGAGAATGCTGCACATGTGTAGAAAACgtttaatgaaaaaagaacattgtCTTTTACCTCGCTCCTCAGAGATGACTTGCACCAGCTCGTATccctcctccggctccaccTCCAGGTTGTGCTTCGCCATGGCTCTAGAAATCACCGCCGGAGTCTTGTCTTGATTGGTCAGCTATTTTTAGGGAACAGACAGGAAATGACTCTTAGATcacgtaaaaaaataaataataatccaACAGAAACAGAACCACGTCTATTTACCAGTATGCTCTTGTAGAGATTCCCGTTGCCTTGCTCCAGGCTCACTCTTATGATGCACGCATCTTGGGCCTGCGTGTTATAAGCCGGGGCTGGACTCTGCGTGCTGGGGGACACCGGCGTGAGAGAGACGGAGCGCCTGTGGGTGCAGGGGGGCCCGGGAGGTGACGGGGACGCGGTAGTCACGGAAACGCTGGCCGTGGAGGAGCTGGTGTCCATGGAGTGGAGTGAATTACAAGAGGACGACTCCGAGAGCTGAGGAAGCATTTGAGCAAAAGTTCACAgacacatataaaaaaaaaaaaaaaaaggtaggtGAGGTGGAAGCGGGACGGGAACAAAGTGACGCacggatttgttttcttttaaatattaacaatATTTTGAGTAAGGTGCCGTATGGAAATATGTAGGTGGGAGGGTGGGACTGGAAAAATGtaactgtttattatctttttttggaaaaaaGTTGTCTAAACTTTTGGCAGAGTATCCAAGAGTTGCATTTTATTCCAGTTGTCCGCAacaatttacattttcttatcATGTGATTTTGTGGCGTTTTATCTGACACCAGTGTTTTCACACAGTCCCTTGCTATGAGCGTGATGAGCCCACCTTGTTCTGCTGGGGGTCGGCGGTGTGGGTGGGCGTGAGGCCCTCGCTGTCCGACGGGCTGCTGGAGTCACTGGAGGACACGCTGACCGAGTCCATGCTCTCCCCCGAGCTGCCGGTGGGAGGCGAGCGCGGCGTCTCCCGGGCGGGAGAAGTGGCCGCGTTGCTGTCTGGTCCGAGGAACATCctgcaaaagtaaaaaaaggaagttggTCACTCACAGCAACCCAGTTCCTGAACGTGACATAGCGTGACGGTGCTTAATTTCCGTCACGTTTCCCCCCCCCGGACGTACTCACAGGCTGAGTCTCTTCACCATGCTTTTTCGAGGTTTGGGTGAGGTCGGACTGCTGTCACCGAGACCTTCGATCTCGCAGGACAAGGCGTAGCTGCGTGGGAGAACATTGATAATAAAACTCCGACATCGTAAAACAAAAATCAcgtgctcccccctccccacacaccaaGGAATTCCCGAGCAAGAGATGGAAAGAGAACAAGACGACGAGAGAAACGGGGAGCGAAGGGAGTTCACCGAGCGAACGCGATCGGCACAATAGAGCAGTAGGGAGGGAGGACACGGCCTCCGTgcaggagacagaggacacaaaAGAAGCCTCCATTGTCTGTTCGGGAACAATGGCTCCAGCAGACCACGACCTCAAGCAGTAACGCGCCTGTGATCTAATGGAATACTGGAGGGAGAAGGTCCCCccgggggtgggagggggggggggggcggtggggcgGCAGTAcctttcctcctcactgagctGAGCCTGGCCCTTAAACCAGCGCAGGAAGGCCGGCTCCGGGGACAGACAGTAGCTGTTGCAGGCCGACTGGAGCAGCTTGATCTGCGCGATCACCTCGAACTCCTGcggagacggggagagaaagTCAGACGGGCTGGTGGGGGGCAGGAACCgggaaccggggggggggccttcagAACTCCGCGCGGCCGCACTCACCCGACGTCTCTTCTCGAAGTTGTTCAGGCCGCCCTGCGGGAAGGACACGGAGAGGAAACGCCGTCAGAACCGAGGACGCCGCGTACCGAACGGCCGCTTTAGACAAACAGCGCAAGGTTCTTTTTCAAagttctttttctcctttttctcaccTCTATCAAGTCAGGCAGCGCCGTATCCATCATGGTCAGGTCCGTTAGAAAGGTCCCCAGGTACGGTATCGTTCCTTGCATGGCCCCCTGTGAGACACACGGGTTTAAGTAAGGATGCAACATCAAGTTACATTTGCTTCACAGGCGCCAGGGTGGACGAAGATGCAAATCACAGGCTTAATGCGCGTAAAGCACACAGTGCAGCAGACGAGGCCACGCCGCTGGAGAGGCACGTTGCCTTAGAGGAATGTGGGGCTTTAAAATCACGAAGCTCGCTTTAAAAAAAGCCTTCGCTTTGGCTCTCAGGAGCGTTTCGTCTCACCATTTCCTTCTGTAGCTGCAGTctcttgtgtgtgcgtttctggTGCTCCTTGGCGCAGCTCTCCAGACTGGCAAACTTTGAAGTGCCTTCCTGTGGGGCAAACGGAAAGAAACACAGCTTCAGTCCTGCGGACCCTCCTCAGTCTGGGAGAAGAACACGTACCCGCGTTAAAACAAGgagtttaataaataaataaatctatatatatatatatatatatatatctccatGGATGAAGTGGTTTTTATAGCACCCAGACCTGCTGTATCATCCAGCGTCAAACAAACGCTGAGTTAGAGCTCACCCTCATGAGGAGCTCTCTGCTGGTCAGGTAGTTGTTGTGATCGGAGAAAATGTCCGACAGCTCCTCAAAGGTCTGCATGCTGTCCCTGTGTGAAGCACGGACTCGCGTCAGCTACGGGTAACGGACAGATCAGCAGAAAAGCACACGTGTGCTGCAAAAGCAAATGCACATTATCCCGTCAGGACTCACTTGTGCACACAGGCCCACACCCTCTTCAGCCTGTACAGAGGGTTCGACTGCAGCGCCGACACGATGGCTTTCAAAGACGAGAAGTTTTTGCGTATTCGACACTCCTGAGCGATTTCTATCCAGCGCTGGATGACCCGCGCTCTGACATGCGGCCTGATCTGCCGGTGCTTCAGCACCGTGCTGACCACGCAGGCCGTCACCGCGTTGAACTGCGTGATCGTGGCGCGGACGGTGGGGGCGCTGTGCTTGTTGTGCTTCTTGTCCCTCTGAGACCAGACGGAGCCCAGACAGTGGTGGGGCACCACCTTTTTgaacaacagctgcagcagaagaagaagaagaagggggcgCGGGGTGTAAGTGTGGGGTTCGGCTGCGTAGCGGTTTCGCGGCGCGGCGTCTCCACTCACCGCGTCCATGTAGGTCAGCTGCTCGGCCACCAGGTCGGACTCGAACGACAGGAAGTTCTCCTGGACCTcgacctccacttcctcctcctcccccaggcAGAAAGAACTGTTCCCGTGGAAACCAGCTGAACGCAGGAAAAAAGGATTCGTCTCGGAGGGAATTTATACACGTTATGAAAGAGAGTAAACAGAAGTTGTTAGCTACCGTCAGTGTCGTCCAGGGCGGCCTgactctgcagctgctccagcagGCCCTCGGCCCGTCTGAGGGCCTCGGAGCCGGGCAGCGCCCTGCGCAGGTAGTCCATCAGCATGTGGAGACACGGGTAGTCGGGGGGCTCTTGAAAGTCTTCAGGACACTGGTCCAACCAGGCACGCAGGATGGAGGCCAAGGCACTGTGGAGAGACAGCGGGGGAAGACCCGAGTGTTTGAAAAATGTTCTTCCATTTGGAAGTGTCGGTGGCTACGGAAAAAGGGTCACTCACCTTCTGATGGCGCCGTCGGATTCAGAGCCTTTGCATTTTCCTGCGTCTTGCTCGGTTCGCTCCGGGCTGCCGTACCTGcagcggagaagaagaagaattcaaaaccactgaaaaaaaagagtcgGGCCGGATGCACCGTCGCGGCGCCTCACTGCGGCCCCACCTGtcgagcagcagctgcaggacggTCTGCGTGCTGGCGAAGGCTCTGTAGGTGGACAGGAAGATGGAGGTGTAGGTGAGGTCGTTGTCTCCGGACGCCGTCAGCAGCGTCTCCACCAGACGCTCCAGTGTTCCGGCGCGGATGCTTCGGATTTTGCAGGTCTCCAGCTGGCTCACCGTGTGGCCGGGAGGCAGGCGATCCCCCTccgcctgaacacacacacacaagttcccGCCGGTAAACCAGTGCGAGCTGAGCCTTCGGAAGCTTCGTTTGAGTCTGGCTTTGATTTCATACTGGAGTTGAGCTTTTAAAAACAGTTCAACGGAATAAAAAGATGGGAGGAAACGGTGACGACAAGCGTAGCCCTAGATTTAATTCTGAAATCTCCAGGTGTGTCCGACTATTGTGTCTACGGGGACACGGGCCGAGAGGTTACAACACAGGCCGAgggcgaggagaggagaggaggggaagaggcCGCCGTGGAGTTAGCAACAGGAAACGCTCCAATCTGCTTCTAATCACAGCaggcccctcctccaccgcccGGCGGAGGGGAGGACAGCAAAGTTCTCTTAACACCACGACGGATCTCTGTGaggcgcgcacgcacacacacacacacacacacacacacacatctacaatTCCCAATCAATTAAAACGGAATCCGCCTCgcagactgtaaacacacagtCCCACTGACGAACAGTAATTGCTGTTATTCACTTACAATTGGCTGTTTATAGTAAATAAGAAGGCCTCAATAGGGGATTACTCTCCGTTCTACCCAGTCTCAATAGACAGCgctgtgtaaaaaaacacacacccatgttGTTTTAATTAGCTGGAAATACAGTTGCCAGCTCACGCCGTAACTACACCAATACAGTGTGAAAGCCGCAGAGCCGTTATCCACTTCTTCTGTTGTGTTCCAACTCCCGTCCCCGATTGTCAGCACAGAGAGACACCACGGtggcacaaacacaccaacaacacAAGGATTCGCAAAGAGGAGCATCTGTAATTGCCATTTTGCTGGGTTCATGGATCCCCTCCATAGGAAACACACAAGGAGGAACCGAGGCCCTGATTGGCCCACACAGTGTGATGCCATGCTGTATAGCATCTTATTACGCGTTATATATAAAACAGCACTGTGGAGGAAACTGCCATGCTTCACATGTGTGCTGGGAAAAGCCTTTCAATACCCCTCCTTTACTTTTGTCATAGCGGCGTTGTATAAAAACGCCGCTGTgcaggagcgggaggagggagggggggggggcgatcccGCTGGCAGCCGGGAAAGTCAGGAAATCACGCGCTGCGGCTAAAAACAGTCCAGGTCCGGCGAAACCGTTGATTTATAGCTCAAACGTTAAAAGCAACAAAGCCAGGAGACGCCCGACCGGTCAAGGACGCCCGTCTGCTTAAAACAATAGAGATTAGGTCCCGTGCTCGTGATGGGCCGCCTGCACGCAAGATCACTTTTACAACAGCGATGTTCCACTTGGGGTATTAAATCAGCAGTGGACATTTTGCAGAGCAACAGCTtaagagagtggggggggggggtggaagcaGCATCTGGGGTTTCATTTGTGTAATCCGTCGCTTGTTTGAATGCGCCTAGTCAGCTGTTATTcggtcacagagagagagagatcagacGGCCCCCGCTCACCCCGAGCCATCGCGCCCCTTTGTTGGCCGCCTGCTGAATCTGAACCCGCTTCAGCGTCACATTGTAGATGGCTCCTTCCTCGACTTCCTCCCCCCAGTCCTGCACAGAGCTCTgcgaaaggagagagagagagagttagaaGCTTCCAGAAGAGGATACGAACTTCAGAGCGTCATTGGAAGAGTTTAACAAAATGGAAACCGACGTTtttggagaaaagaagaaggaaccatgagaagaaaaaaaaagaaaccagagTTAAAGCCCTCAAACAAACTAGTAAAAGAAGCTCCAACGTgcagtaaaaacaacaagaacgGCCGACTCCCCAACCCCCCACCGGCGCAGCCTGCCAGGCCTTTTACTCCCTCTTTTATTCCCCATCCATCTCTTTCACCGTGCTCCTTCCCTCCGAGAGTGAAGTCAGAGCTGGATCGCTTCACTGGAGCTCAGAGAGAGAACAGGCCGGAACGGGCACAAACAAAAACCCCGACACGACAAAACAAGACACGTTGCTACGTCTCCGTCTGTAAGTAATTACAAGTAATTCTACAAGACAAGAGAGCTTGATTACCAGCGG
This Gasterosteus aculeatus chromosome 8, fGasAcu3.hap1.1, whole genome shotgun sequence DNA region includes the following protein-coding sequences:
- the rgl1 gene encoding ral guanine nucleotide dissociation stimulator-like 1 isoform X1, producing the protein MISHHPLTTLLLWPAAPSHHHADLDCSLLPEGEGGVALQRYQARSPESSPRHWSSVQDWGEEVEEGAIYNVTLKRVQIQQAANKGARWLGAEGDRLPPGHTVSQLETCKIRSIRAGTLERLVETLLTASGDNDLTYTSIFLSTYRAFASTQTVLQLLLDRYGSPERTEQDAGKCKGSESDGAIRSALASILRAWLDQCPEDFQEPPDYPCLHMLMDYLRRALPGSEALRRAEGLLEQLQSQAALDDTDAGFHGNSSFCLGEEEEVEVEVQENFLSFESDLVAEQLTYMDALLFKKVVPHHCLGSVWSQRDKKHNKHSAPTVRATITQFNAVTACVVSTVLKHRQIRPHVRARVIQRWIEIAQECRIRKNFSSLKAIVSALQSNPLYRLKRVWACVHKDSMQTFEELSDIFSDHNNYLTSRELLMREGTSKFASLESCAKEHQKRTHKRLQLQKEMGAMQGTIPYLGTFLTDLTMMDTALPDLIEGGLNNFEKRRREFEVIAQIKLLQSACNSYCLSPEPAFLRWFKGQAQLSEEESYALSCEIEGLGDSSPTSPKPRKSMVKRLSLMFLGPDSNAATSPARETPRSPPTGSSGESMDSVSVSSSDSSSPSDSEGLTPTHTADPQQNKLSESSSCNSLHSMDTSSSTASVSVTTASPSPPGPPCTHRRSVSLTPVSPSTQSPAPAYNTQAQDACIIRVSLEQGNGNLYKSILLTNQDKTPAVISRAMAKHNLEVEPEEGYELVQVISEERELVIPDNGNVFYAMNTSANYDFLLRVRGSSRLPVQLRSRCSSTLPRAQQHRSSLSLRLSKVTL
- the rgl1 gene encoding ral guanine nucleotide dissociation stimulator-like 1 isoform X2, with product MKETLTMKFAWKSKMSSVQDWGEEVEEGAIYNVTLKRVQIQQAANKGARWLGAEGDRLPPGHTVSQLETCKIRSIRAGTLERLVETLLTASGDNDLTYTSIFLSTYRAFASTQTVLQLLLDRYGSPERTEQDAGKCKGSESDGAIRSALASILRAWLDQCPEDFQEPPDYPCLHMLMDYLRRALPGSEALRRAEGLLEQLQSQAALDDTDAGFHGNSSFCLGEEEEVEVEVQENFLSFESDLVAEQLTYMDALLFKKVVPHHCLGSVWSQRDKKHNKHSAPTVRATITQFNAVTACVVSTVLKHRQIRPHVRARVIQRWIEIAQECRIRKNFSSLKAIVSALQSNPLYRLKRVWACVHKDSMQTFEELSDIFSDHNNYLTSRELLMREGTSKFASLESCAKEHQKRTHKRLQLQKEMGAMQGTIPYLGTFLTDLTMMDTALPDLIEGGLNNFEKRRREFEVIAQIKLLQSACNSYCLSPEPAFLRWFKGQAQLSEEESYALSCEIEGLGDSSPTSPKPRKSMVKRLSLMFLGPDSNAATSPARETPRSPPTGSSGESMDSVSVSSSDSSSPSDSEGLTPTHTADPQQNKLSESSSCNSLHSMDTSSSTASVSVTTASPSPPGPPCTHRRSVSLTPVSPSTQSPAPAYNTQAQDACIIRVSLEQGNGNLYKSILLTNQDKTPAVISRAMAKHNLEVEPEEGYELVQVISEERELVIPDNGNVFYAMNTSANYDFLLRVRGSSRLPVQLRSRCSSTLPRAQQHRSSLSLRLSKVTL